A genome region from Rubrobacter calidifluminis includes the following:
- a CDS encoding peptidoglycan D,D-transpeptidase FtsI family protein, translating to MNRHLRRIFYVFCCGFVALVGVLAYWQVYAKQTLADNPNNGLQSQRELQAPRGLILARDGQTVLAKSVKNGKDYQRVYPQGALYSNVVGYWSQRYGATGIELTENSNLSGNAEPRTLDELLNQLSGGPQPGDNVELTLDPRLQRLSYDLIKNSSSGKGAIVALNPKTGEILALASYPSYDPNNIDENFKQIQKSPDDLLLDRATQGLYPPGSTMKVITAAAALKKGVKPTDVFNDPGYYYPMGGGYAVTNYKGASYGNVTFQKALDLSINVIFAKVAVEYVGAKALYDTARAFGFGDSYNDLPLQITPSSVGPPPSKWDRNYLATAAFGQAQVQATPFEMAMVAATIANDGVMMKPRIIKEVRSPEGVLLERTHPSEDHRVLDTQTAQTLNQMMQSVVTDGDAGGAKIPGVTVAGKTGTAETPSGAPDAWFISFAPANDPKIAVAVLVHNGGDSETNAVPLAQKVMQQALREHL from the coding sequence GTGAACAGGCATCTGAGGCGCATCTTCTACGTCTTCTGCTGCGGCTTCGTGGCGCTGGTCGGCGTCCTGGCCTACTGGCAGGTCTACGCCAAGCAGACGCTCGCGGACAACCCGAACAACGGGCTGCAGAGCCAGCGCGAGTTGCAGGCACCCCGGGGTCTCATCCTCGCCCGCGACGGGCAGACGGTGCTTGCGAAGAGCGTGAAGAACGGCAAGGATTACCAGCGGGTCTACCCACAGGGGGCGCTCTACTCGAATGTGGTCGGCTACTGGAGCCAGAGATACGGCGCAACCGGCATAGAGCTCACGGAGAACTCCAACCTCTCCGGCAATGCGGAGCCGAGGACCCTCGACGAGCTCCTCAACCAGCTCTCCGGGGGCCCGCAGCCGGGTGACAACGTCGAGCTGACGCTTGACCCCAGGCTGCAGAGGCTCTCCTACGACCTGATCAAAAACAGCAGCAGCGGCAAGGGGGCGATCGTTGCCCTGAACCCGAAGACCGGCGAGATCCTCGCCCTGGCATCCTACCCGTCCTACGACCCGAACAATATAGACGAGAACTTCAAGCAGATCCAGAAAAGCCCCGACGACCTGCTGCTCGACCGAGCAACTCAGGGTCTGTACCCACCGGGCTCGACGATGAAGGTGATAACCGCGGCGGCGGCCCTCAAAAAGGGCGTCAAGCCAACCGACGTCTTCAACGACCCCGGCTACTATTACCCGATGGGGGGCGGTTACGCGGTCACCAACTACAAGGGGGCTTCCTACGGCAACGTCACCTTCCAGAAGGCGCTCGACCTCTCGATAAACGTGATCTTCGCCAAGGTTGCCGTGGAGTACGTCGGGGCTAAGGCTCTATATGACACAGCGAGAGCTTTCGGCTTCGGCGATTCCTACAACGACCTGCCGCTGCAGATCACGCCGAGCAGCGTCGGTCCCCCACCGTCGAAGTGGGACAGAAACTACCTGGCTACCGCGGCCTTCGGGCAGGCTCAGGTGCAGGCCACCCCCTTCGAGATGGCGATGGTCGCTGCGACCATCGCCAACGACGGAGTCATGATGAAGCCCAGGATCATAAAAGAGGTGCGCTCCCCGGAGGGCGTGCTCCTGGAGAGGACGCACCCCTCCGAGGATCACAGAGTGCTCGACACTCAGACCGCCCAGACCCTCAACCAGATGATGCAGTCGGTGGTAACCGACGGAGACGCTGGTGGGGCGAAGATACCCGGTGTCACCGTCGCCGGCAAGACCGGGACGGCGGAGACACCCTCGGGAGCTCCCGATGCCTGGTTCATCTCCTTCGCTCCGGCGAACGACCCGAAGATAGCAGTCGCCGTGCTCGTCCACAACGGCGGCGACAGCGAGACGAACGCCGTACCGCTGGCGCAGAAGGTCATGCAGCAGGCTCTCAGAGAGCATCTCTAG
- a CDS encoding FtsW/RodA/SpoVE family cell cycle protein has protein sequence MARRATIPMILALAITFVGFATLIFVKGITSPPLAYGAAYAGVLLALYLLVRLLLPHADALLLPIVTLLTGVGLVMIFRLTYDVRGVENLATTQVVWILVGSAAMLLVILFFRGYERLLEYKYLIGLVAILFMASVATPLGYEVNGARLWLHLGPVNIQPSEFAKIALIIFYAGYLADKREVMAATSRSFLGMQIPALKYFGPVAAVWGASLLLLVVENDLGDSLLFFAVPLLMLYVATGRLAYVVLGTLLFGIGAYAAYNLFGHVQLRVIAWLDPWPHAHDQCCYQVVQSLFNIADGGITGTGLGEGFAQTIPDVQTDFIFASVASELGLLGASALLLVFLAFVYRGIKIAMLSSDPAAKLLAFGLTSMFALQTLIIVGGVTKAIPLTGVTLPFVSYGGSSIVGNFILTGLLLVISERAGKDYATEKKRAYVGEEEYAG, from the coding sequence ATGGCCCGCCGCGCCACGATCCCCATGATACTCGCGCTCGCGATCACCTTCGTGGGATTCGCCACCCTGATCTTCGTCAAGGGCATAACCAGCCCGCCGCTCGCCTACGGGGCTGCATACGCAGGGGTGCTGCTCGCGCTCTATCTGCTGGTTCGTCTGCTGCTCCCGCACGCGGACGCCCTGCTTCTCCCGATAGTGACGCTGCTCACCGGGGTGGGGCTTGTGATGATCTTCCGCCTCACTTACGATGTACGCGGGGTGGAGAACCTCGCGACCACGCAGGTGGTCTGGATCCTGGTCGGGAGTGCCGCGATGCTCCTGGTGATACTCTTCTTCCGCGGCTACGAACGTCTGCTCGAGTACAAGTACCTTATTGGGCTCGTCGCGATATTGTTCATGGCCTCGGTGGCGACACCGCTCGGCTACGAGGTGAACGGGGCGCGGCTGTGGCTGCACCTCGGTCCGGTCAACATCCAGCCCTCCGAGTTCGCCAAGATAGCGCTGATCATCTTCTACGCCGGGTACCTGGCGGACAAGCGGGAGGTGATGGCGGCGACGAGCCGCAGCTTCCTGGGGATGCAGATCCCGGCGCTCAAGTACTTCGGGCCGGTGGCGGCGGTCTGGGGGGCCTCGTTGCTCCTGCTCGTCGTCGAGAACGACCTCGGCGACAGCCTGCTGTTCTTCGCGGTGCCACTCCTGATGCTCTACGTGGCCACCGGGCGGCTGGCGTATGTGGTTCTGGGCACCCTCCTGTTCGGCATCGGCGCTTACGCGGCCTACAATCTCTTCGGACACGTCCAGCTGCGCGTGATCGCCTGGCTCGACCCCTGGCCCCACGCCCACGACCAGTGCTGCTACCAGGTGGTCCAGAGCCTGTTCAACATCGCCGACGGAGGGATAACGGGAACCGGGCTCGGAGAAGGGTTCGCCCAGACCATACCCGACGTGCAGACCGACTTCATCTTCGCCTCAGTCGCAAGCGAGCTCGGGCTGCTGGGGGCTAGCGCCCTGCTTCTGGTCTTCCTCGCCTTCGTCTACCGCGGGATCAAGATAGCCATGCTCTCGAGCGATCCCGCAGCCAAGCTCCTGGCCTTCGGTCTCACCTCGATGTTCGCGCTGCAGACCCTGATCATAGTCGGCGGGGTGACCAAGGCGATCCCGCTCACGGGCGTCACCCTGCCGTTCGTCTCATACGGGGGGTCTTCGATCGTGGGCAACTTCATACTCACGGGGCTCCTCCTGGTAATCTCCGAGCGGGCCGGGAAGGACTACGCAACAGAAAAGAAGCGGGCCTACGTCGGGGAGGAGGAGTACGCCGGGTGA
- a CDS encoding Stp1/IreP family PP2C-type Ser/Thr phosphatase: MFFLEHSGATDTGRVRQNNEDSLLAGEGRDPTLLAVADGIGGFEAGEVASSIAIGVLRELEPQRSFTEAVREANSRILTAAREDSRRAGMGTTLVALRLSGRGGPEIEVVHVGDSRAYLLRGVELSRLTEDHSLVAELVKSGDLTQDEAEEHPHKNLITRALGAEEEVEADVTTVRVQDGDRLLLCSDGLSDMVPDERIREILSTTRGDPQAASRNLISEALEAGGLDNVTVIVADVRKKEEPRLTDTTELGVTAPPEGTRGNGPGRAELEAKRARALRARRRKRRRQRVRRIVSAAVRGVAALIVVAALLTPGYIWASSRYYLSFEGGRVVVHQGLPYTVGGVKLSRVFRKTTLKESEIKKPYRAQIREHRLYSRHEIRRILSGLRSS; encoded by the coding sequence ATGTTCTTCCTGGAACACTCTGGCGCCACCGACACCGGCAGGGTCCGGCAGAACAACGAAGACTCGCTGCTCGCTGGCGAGGGCCGCGACCCTACGCTGCTGGCGGTCGCGGACGGCATCGGAGGCTTCGAGGCGGGTGAGGTGGCCAGCTCCATCGCGATAGGCGTTCTCAGGGAACTGGAGCCGCAGCGCTCCTTCACGGAGGCGGTGCGTGAGGCAAACAGCCGCATCCTCACCGCCGCCCGCGAGGACAGCCGCCGGGCCGGCATGGGCACCACGCTCGTCGCGCTGCGTCTCTCCGGCAGGGGGGGGCCAGAGATCGAGGTGGTCCATGTCGGCGACTCGAGGGCCTACCTGTTACGCGGTGTGGAACTGTCGCGGCTCACCGAGGACCACTCCCTCGTCGCCGAGCTGGTAAAGAGCGGTGACCTCACCCAGGACGAGGCCGAAGAGCACCCCCACAAGAACCTCATAACCCGGGCTCTCGGGGCCGAAGAGGAGGTAGAGGCCGACGTAACCACCGTGCGGGTTCAGGACGGGGATCGGCTGCTGCTGTGCTCCGACGGCCTCTCGGACATGGTGCCGGACGAGAGGATCCGCGAGATCCTCTCCACGACCAGGGGCGATCCCCAGGCCGCCTCCCGGAACCTCATCTCCGAGGCCCTCGAAGCCGGCGGCCTGGACAACGTGACGGTGATCGTCGCCGACGTGCGCAAGAAGGAGGAGCCCCGGCTGACGGACACTACGGAGCTCGGTGTCACGGCTCCTCCGGAAGGCACGCGTGGAAATGGTCCGGGCCGGGCTGAGCTGGAGGCCAAGCGCGCCAGAGCCCTGCGTGCCAGAAGGCGCAAGAGGCGCCGCCAGAGGGTGCGCCGCATCGTGTCCGCCGCAGTGCGCGGGGTGGCCGCCCTCATCGTCGTGGCTGCGCTGCTCACACCGGGATACATCTGGGCCAGCAGCCGCTACTATCTGAGCTTCGAGGGGGGGAGGGTCGTGGTGCACCAGGGGTTGCCCTACACAGTGGGAGGGGTGAAGCTGAGCAGGGTCTTCAGGAAGACCACCCTGAAAGAGAGCGAGATCAAAAAACCCTACAGGGCTCAGATCAGGGAGCACCGGCTGTACTCGCGGCACGAGATACGGCGCATCCTGAGCGGTCTGAGGAGCAGCTAG
- a CDS encoding FHA domain-containing protein: MDLQIPLLAAKALILLLLFAFIYAVVRRGIGDLRAVPEDEAFMPGSSNPMKKRPDRHRIISKGIPELVVEDSDIFEHDTRFQIGDGTVTIGRSSSSDIALKSDDYVSSRHARITHHADLLYVEDLGSTNGTFINGRKIVGATPLRSGDTIQIGSTTFRYVE; encoded by the coding sequence TTGGACCTACAGATCCCCCTTCTGGCGGCGAAGGCCCTCATCCTCTTGCTGCTCTTCGCGTTCATATATGCCGTGGTGCGGCGAGGCATAGGGGACCTGAGGGCCGTCCCCGAGGATGAGGCCTTCATGCCCGGTTCCTCGAACCCGATGAAGAAGCGCCCGGACAGGCACAGAATCATCTCGAAGGGAATCCCGGAGCTGGTCGTCGAGGATTCGGACATCTTCGAGCACGACACCCGCTTCCAGATCGGGGACGGTACGGTGACGATCGGGCGCTCCTCCTCGAGCGACATCGCGCTGAAGAGCGACGACTACGTCTCCTCGCGCCACGCCAGGATCACCCACCACGCGGATCTGCTTTACGTCGAGGATCTCGGCTCCACCAACGGCACCTTCATCAATGGTCGCAAGATAGTCGGGGCCACACCGCTGCGCTCGGGTGATACGATCCAGATAGGCTCGACGACCTTCAGGTACGTGGAGTAA